A genomic window from Vitis riparia cultivar Riparia Gloire de Montpellier isolate 1030 chromosome 18, EGFV_Vit.rip_1.0, whole genome shotgun sequence includes:
- the LOC117907010 gene encoding FT-interacting protein 7, whose translation MAKLVVEILDASDLMPKDGQGSASPFVEVDFDKQPLRTQTKHKDLNPTWNEKLVFDIDNPRDLPNKTIDVTVYNDRKGGHHKNFLGRVKISGASLPSSESQATVQRYPLDKRGLFSHIKGDIALRMYPVLEASSFFVAPNENGVEPESRVGADHKANDEGEVYEKKKKKKEKEVRTFHSIGTGSAAPPPVFAGFGFGGNQMKEKPVAVETRSDFARAAGPSAAMHMQIPRQNPEFGLVETRPPVAARMGYRGAYKTASTYDLVEEMQYLYVTVVKARDLPVMDITGSLDPYVEVKLGNYKGTTKHLEKNQNPVWNQIFAFSKERLQSNLIEIIVKDKDIGKDDFVGRVTFELSDVPVRVPPDSPLAPQWYKLEDRRGVKTGGEVMLAVWTGTQADECYPDAWHSDAHSISHENLAYTRSKVYFSPKLYYLRVHIIEAQDLVPWEKGRVVQASVKIQLGNQVRATKPFQARSLSAGWNEEFMFVASEPFEDFIIISVEDRVGPGKDEILGRLVIPIREVPPRIEPAKLPDARWFNLHKPYFGEGENEKKKEIKFSSKIYLRLCLEAGYHVLDESTHFSSDLQPSSKLLRRPSIGVLEVGILSAKNLLPMKSKSGRTTDAYCVAKYGNKWVRTRTLLDTLAPKWNEQYTWEVHDPCTVITFGVFDNCHINGSKDDSRDQRIGKVRIRLSTLETNRIYTHYYPLLVLSPSAGLKKHGELQLALRFTCTAWVNMVAQYGIPLLPKMHYVQPIPVLQIDALRHQAMQIVAARLARAEPPLKREIVEYMLDVDYHMFSLRRSKANFYRMMSLLSGITAVCKLYNDVCNWRNPVTTCLVHILFLILVCYPELILPTVFFYLFVIGVWNYRYRPRHPPHMDARLSQAEFAHPDELEEEFDTFPSSQPSDRVRMRYDRLRHVSGRVQTVVGDLATQGERAQAILSWRDPRATAIFLIFSLIWAIFIYITPFQVVAVLVGLYLLRHPRFRSKMPSVPVNFFKRLPSKSDMLL comes from the coding sequence ATGGCCAAGCTGGTTGTGGAAATTCTTGATGCAAGCGACCTCATGCCCAAAGATGGCCAGGGCTCTGCAAGTCCCTTTGTGGAAGTCGATTTTGATAAGCAGCCTCTAAGGACACAGACCAAGCACAAGGATCTCAACCCTACTTGGAATGAGAAGCTCGTCTTCGACATCGATAATCCTAGAGACCTTCCCAATAAGACCATTGATGTGACTGTCTACAACGACCGCAAAGGCGGCCATCACAAGAACTTCCTTGGCCGCGTTAAGATCTCCGGGGCCTCACTGCCATCATCCGAGTCCCAAGCCACCGTGCAGCGGTATCCTCTTGACAAGCGTGGCCTCTTTTCTCACATCAAAGGCGATATCGCGCTCAGGATGTATCCTGTTCTCGAGGCTAGTTCCTTCTTTGTGGCACCGAATGAGAATGGGGTTGAGCCTGAGAGTAGAGTCGGTGCTGATCATAAGGCTAATGATGAAGGGGAGGTCtatgagaagaagaagaagaagaaggaaaaggaagTGAGGACTTTTCACTCCATTGGAACGGGGTCTGCTGCTCCACCTCCGGTGTTCGCTGGATTCGGGTTTGGGGGAAATCAAATGAAGGAAAAGCCAGTCGCTGTTGAAACAAGAAGCGATTTCGCCCGGGCTGCTGGCCCTTCAGCCGCAATGCATATGCAGATTCCTAGGCAAAATCCAGAATTCGGGTTGGTTGAGACTAGGCCACCGGTGGCGGCGCGTATGGGCTACAGAGGAGCTTACAAGACTGCGAGTACTTACGATCTAGTTGAGGAGATGCAGTACCTGTATGTGACTGTTGTGAAGGCCAGAGACCTCCCAGTCATGGACATCACTGGAAGCTTGGACCCCTATGTGGAAGTGAAGCTTGGGAACTACAAGGGCACCACTAAACACTTGGAGAAGAACCAGAACCCAGTCTGGAATCAGATATTCGCCTTCTCAAAGGAGAGGTTGCAGTCCAATTTGATTGAAATAATAGTGAAGGACAAGGATATTGGGAAGGATGATTTTGTGGGTAGAGTTACTTTTGAACTTTCAGACGTGCCCGTTCGGGTGCCACCAGACAGTCCTCTGGCTCCTCAATGGTATAAATTGGAGGACAGGAGGGGAGTGAAGACTGGAGGAGAGGTGATGCTGGCGGTTTGGACGGGAACACAGGCGGATGAGTGCTACCCCGACGCATGGCATTCTGATGCCCACTCCATCAGCCATGAAAACCTTGCTTATACGCGATCCAAGGTCTATTTCTCACCAAAGCTGTATTACCTCAGAGTGCATATCATCGAAGCTCAGGACCTTGTTCCCTGGGAAAAAGGCCGGGTTGTTCAAGCATCTGTTAAGATACAGCTTGGGAATCAGGTGAGGGCCACGAAGCCTTTCCAGGCGCGCTCCTTGAGTGCAGGGTGGAACGAGGAGTTCATGTTCGTGGCATCGGAGCCCTTTGAGGATTTCATTATAATCTCGGTTGAGGATAGGGTAGGACCTGGTAAGGACGAGATCTTGGGAAGATTGGTCATTCCTATCAGAGAGGTACCGCCCAGAATTGAACCCGCCAAGCTCCCTGATGCTCGCTGGTTCAACCTCCATAAGCCTTACTTCGGGGAAGgtgagaatgagaagaagaaagagatcaAATTCTCCAGCAAGATCTACCTTCGCCTTTGTTTAGAAGCAGGTTACCATGTCCTTGATGAGTCCACTCATTTTAGCAGTGATCTCCAGCCCTCATCAAAACTCCTTAGAAGACCCAGCATTGGAGTCCTTGAAGTTGGGATCCTGAGTGCTAAGAACCTGCTGCCAATGAAGAGCAAGAGCGGGAGAACCACCGACGCCTACTGTGTAGCCAAGTATGGAAACAAATGGGTTCGAACCAGAACACTTCTGGACACCTTGGCTCCTAAGTGGAACGAGCAGTACACTTGGGAAGTCCATGATCCCTGTACTGTAATCACTTTTGGCGTTTTTGATAATTGCCACATCAATGGAAGTAAGGATGACTCAAGAGATCAGAGAATAGGGAAAGTGAGAATCAGGCTATCGACTTTGGAAACCAATCGGATTTACACCCATTACTATCCACTGCTTGTTCTTTCACCTTCAGCTGGGTTGAAGAAACATGGAGAACTTCAGTTGGCTCTGAGGTTTACATGTACTGCGTGGGTGAATATGGTTGCACAATATGGGATACCCTTGCTGCCCAAAATGCATTATGTCCAGCCAATCCCGGTGTTGCAAATTGATGCGCTACGCCATCAGGCAATGCAGATAGTTGCAGCAAGACTTGCCCGAGCAGAGCCACCTCTCAAGCGAGAGATTGTAGAGTACATGCTGGATGTAGATTATCATATGTTCAGCCTGAGAAGAAGCAAAGCCAACTTCTACCGCATGATGTCCCTTCTTTCTGGAATTACAGCTGTTTGCAAGTTGTACAACGATGTCTGCAACTGGAGAAACCCGGTGACGACATGTCTCGTGCACATCTTGTTCCTGATACTGGTCTGCTACCCTGAGCTCATCTTGCCGACAGTCTTCTTCTACCTTTTTGTTATTGGGGTATGGAACTATAGGTACCGACCAAGGCACCCACCTCACATGGACGCTCGTCTTTCCCAAGCTGAGTTTGCCCACCCGGATGAGCTGGAGGAGGAATTCGACACGTTCCCATCATCTCAGCCATCAGATAGGGTTAGGATGAGGTATGACCGGCTGCGCCATGTCTCTGGCAGGGTGCAGACAGTGGTTGGAGATTTGGCGACTCAAGGGGAGAGAGCTCAGGCGATACTAAGCTGGCGAGACCCAAGGGCTACAGCCATCTTCCTCATCTTCTCATTGATCTGGGCAATTTTCATTTACATAACTCCATTCCAGGTTGTTGCGGTGCTCGTTGGTCTCTACTTGCTTCGGCATCCCCGGTTCAGGTCCAAGATGCCCTCTGTGCCAGTCAATTTCTTCAAGAGATTGCCATCTAAGTCAGATATGCTTCTATGA